The Colletotrichum higginsianum IMI 349063 chromosome 2, whole genome shotgun sequence genome has a segment encoding these proteins:
- a CDS encoding Choriogenin Hminor, giving the protein MWSSRHRRYSGTTHINMPVPPADLSHASAFTMTGRRYPRMSLPPTPTMSTPTQEWVPKKLGITMEGRVPQNSKVKRWDGAARSCSDWDNLRRDPELWFRGGNCFVHLYGKGQSRRGPAFKVPFGALLSAKCHPFVKRFMSRDTMPESPVSFDDQYDDLDRWNALNPNEKVELYIPAPPMADKEQSFAYHLATRNFFAWIFRRSVVGEHLGTALIGLLNSMAEFRGNDQDNIPDLMSYLDEEGYLDIKGQPHQALALLNLSEFFQMRDMYIDAFSHCVGMSEELPYSPEYQHIGSVTKTHIRRAVANMNARLSKAGGMLNLFLEEELSETHLGLPAGGRAHLDRFRAFTKSFYTTKLGAYPPLSFDAQKNPVFEPEVLAIMRKDFQAVYELLVDESFTSAESSPILAQGGICTYQSVNDFDRRCKFQSLRHPLPLLPEPAGDRSARRVSLQWLANTTRGDKLKPDQRLVAHSALIKAMNMRDQDLLENDFVRAYRKFEEDSVSPLSRVDKVEKISLVDARKVRWILIYATYQVLLSCTQAPPEVRDVEKVGYHLAVSTEKLPPWKEGRNLQSLLRKQTDLTTNVKRTQSVTDWASKCNAVPSLIVTPTIDIRPDIDYMARSRQEEERVSRRQSECVSSTGTGAARSRSRSLSRSNPFRRSLSIFRKLEEQCAPAPAPRKASYCEIVVHGYGNGTNAVKKSIIPPPEVSPRTVTAPRSFSTSSESSSVSEPQSLGAFSFATAESTAPPTSPEAVCKNWPNQGSPMLSPVPLRGRRRVKAVLAFAEPAEPPRASSPHFSSPELSDKRRHSVMSYAHDYEELIKQQESDFHRHELEPLPLQIRKTSMPLHTELHAESPVLGTIDVDIKPEWEQYKDLGGLTSLSPLKI; this is encoded by the exons ATGTGGTCTTCTCGGCACAGGAGGTACTCTGGGACCACACATATCAACATGCCTGTTCCCCCCGCCGACCTGTCTCACGCTTCCGCTTTCACCATGACCGGTCGTCGATATCCACGTATGTCTCTACCGCCAACGCCTACAATGTCGACACCAACTCAAGAGTGGGTGCCAAAGAAGCTGGGCATAACTATGGAGGGACGAGTGCCCCAAAACTCCAAGGTGAAGAGGTGGGACGGTGCGGCAAGGTCCTGCAGTGACTGGGACAACCTGAGAAGG GACCCTGAACTCTGGTTCCGCGGCGGGAACTGCTTCGTCCATCTGTACGGTAAGGGCCAGTCACGCAGAGGGCCTGCATTCAAGGTCCCATTTGGCGCTCTGCTCTCGGCAAAATGCCACCCCTTCGTCAAAAGGTTCATGTCTCGCGACACGATGCCCGAGTCGCCCGTGTCGTTTGACGACCAGTACGATGACTTGGATCGGTGGAATGCTCTCAACCCCAACGAGAAAGTCGAACTTTACATTCCAGCGCCGCCCATGGCGGACAAGGAACAGTCGTTTGCCTACCACCTCGCGACGCGCAATTTCTTCGCCTGGATTTTCCGCCGCTCGGTTGTCGGCGAACACTTGGGCACCGCTCTCATCGGCCTGCTCAACAGCATGGCGGAATTCAGAGGTAATGACCAGGACAACATCCCAGATCTCATGTCATACCTGGATGAGGAGGGTTATTTGGACATCAAGGGCCAGCCGCACCAGGCGTTGGCTCTCCTAAACCTTTCCGAGTTCTTCCAGATGAGGGACATGTACATCGATGCATTCAGTCACTGCGTTGGAATGAGCGAGGAGCTCCCCTACAGCCCTGAGTACCAG CACATTGGTTCAGTCACCAAGACTCACATCCGACGGGCCGTAGCGAACATGAACGCACGGCTTAGCAAAGCCGGCGGCATGCTGAATCTGTTCTTGGAGGAGGAACTGTCTGAAACCCACCTCGGTCTACCGGCAGGCGGCCGTGCTCACTTGGACCGATTCCGAGCCTTCACAAAATCATTCTACACGACGAAGCTGGGCGCTTACCCGCCGCTCTCCTTCGACGCGCAGAAGAACCCCGTCTTCGAACCCGAGGTGCTTGCCATCATGCGCAAAGACTTCCAGGCTGTGTATGAGCTGCTGGTCGACGAGAGTTTCACTTCTGCCGAGAGCAGCCCGATCCTTGCCCAGGGTGGGATTTGCACGTACCAGAGCGTCAACGACTTTGACCGTCGTTGTAAGTTCCAGTCGCTCCGGCATCCACTGCCGTTGCTTCCCGAGCCGGCCGGGGACAGGTCTGCCCGTCGCGTGTCTCTCCAGTGGCTGGCAAACACCACGCGAGGCGACAAGCTCAAGCCCGACCAGCGTCTCGTGGCCCACAGCGCTCTGATCAAGGCGATGAACATGCGGGATCAGGACCTGCTCGAAAACGACTTTGTTCGTGCGTACCGCAAGTTTGAAGAGGACTCGGTCTCGCCGCTCAGCCGTGTTGACAAGGTCGAGAAGATCAGTCTCGTGGATGCCCGCAAGGTCCGATGGATCTTGATCTACGCCACGTATCAGGTTCTCCTGAGCTGCACGCAGGCTCCGCCCGAGGTTCGCGATGTGGAAAAGGTGGGCTACCATCTTGCTGTCTCGACCGAGAAGCTGCCGCCTTGGAAGGAGGGCCGCAACTTGCAGTCACTCCTACGCAAGCAGACCGACCTCACAACGAACGTCAAGCGGACGCAGTCCGTCACAGACTGGGCATCCAAGTGCAATGCGGTTCCGAGCCTCATCGTTACGCCCACCATCGACATCCGGCCAGATATCGACTACATGGCCAGATCGCgccaagaggaggagagggtgTCCCGTCGCCAGTCGGAATGCGTAAGCTCAACCGGGACGGGCGCAGCACGGTCCCGGAGCCGGAGTCTCTCTCGTAGCAACCCATTCCGAAGATCTCTCAGCATCTTCCGCAAACTGGAAGAGCAGTGtgctccggctccggcgcccAGGAAGGCATCATACTGCGAGATCGTCGTCCACGGCTACGGCAACGGCACCAACGCGGTCAAGAAGTCGATCATCCCGCCCCCAGAGGTTTCGCCGCGGACAGTTACGGCCCCTCGTTcgttctcgacgtcgtccgagtccaGTAGCGTCTCCGAGCCCCAGTCATTGGGGGCCTTTAGCTTCGCAACGGCCGAgtcaacggcgccgccgacgtcgcccgaGGCGGTATGCAAGAACTGGCCGAACCAAGGTTCGCCGATGCTCAGCCCCGTGCCCCTgcgtggccgccggcgcgtcAAGGCCGTGCTCGCCTTCGCGGAACCTGCGGAACCTCCTCGCGCCAGCTCCCCTCACTTCAGCTCCCCAGAGTTGAGCGACAAGAGACGCCATAGCGTCATGAGCTACGCGCATGACTACGAAGAGCTGATCAAGCAGCAGGAGAGCGACTTCCACCGTCACGAGTTGGAACCGCTCCCGCTGCAGATCCGCAAGACGTCGATGCCGCTGCACACCGAGCTGCACGCCGAGTCTCCGGTCCTGGGGACTATCGATGTCGACATCAAGCCCGAGTGGGAGCAGTACAAGGATCTGGGGGGGTTGACCAGCTTGTCGCCCCTGAAGATCTAG
- a CDS encoding Dynactin p62 family protein: MAPLTPYTYIRCPCSETREHEDGSSTPGSPEDDERTFDPRAPRANFSLFPLEHLMYCEDCHQIRCPRCVNEEIVTYYCPNCLFEVPSSNLKSEGNRCTRSCFQCPVCVGPLAVTSLDAPPESSSLLTADGSAPQGGSYVLTCSYCTWSSTEIGIKFDRPNGIHGQLAKLQNGGQPKLTPKEHKERKKEKAEDYHLDPEDMDSDLQFSLLKSFYQNQMANANPSAGGLSSLGDLGLNSPGSLSRIMSLYTGNNFGPKQARGKVQIMREAESPSEGLKTTDLDETEAIEKLRHTHSDDTTTLAQNSQQPDPVRFRDELRPIPYLLRTKRSKRCPICRHIISKPEAKISNTRFRIRLVAGSYIPTITIRPLNSEVQNIPSTARPPIPQELWLTPLKPVQYLLTFKNPIFETVKVSLATPSNTPGRFASTVTVLCPQFEIDANTDMWDDALKDDGEKERRRGEEGGMQQAEVGKIYDRGRNWVSIVLEVVPASLERGNEAAAAAAGGDGDELREDEEVLEIPMFVRIEWETEAQGDGGTTTNRDKEAREKRELAYWCVLGVGRINQT; encoded by the exons ATGGCGCCTTTGACCCCGTACACCTACATCCGGTGCCCCTGTTCCGAGACCCGGGAGCACGAGGacggctcgtcgacgccgggcaGCCCAGAAGACGATGAGCGAACCTTTGACCCACGTGCTCCGCGCGCCAACTTCAGCCTGTTCCCTCTGGAGCACCTGATGTACTGCGAGGACTGCCACCAAATCCGATGCCCGCGATGTGTCAACGAGGAGATTGTCACCTACTACTGCCCCAACTGCTTGTTCGAGGTTCCTAGCAGCAACCTGAAAAGCGAAGGCAACAG GTGCACCCGAAGCTGCTTCCAATGCCCCGTTTGCGTCGGCCCCCTCGCTGTCACCAGCCTCGATGCGCCACCAGAAAGCAGCAGCCTGCTCACCGCTGACGGTTCAGCGCCCCAAGGGGGCTCATATGTCCTGACCTGCTCCTACTGTACCTGGAGCTCGACCGAGATTGGCATCAAGTTCGACCGGCCCAACGGCATCCACGGGCAGTTGGCGAAGCTGCAGAATGGCGGCCAGCCCAAGCTAACTCCGAAGGAGCACAAGGAGAGgaaaaaggagaaggccgaAGACTACCACCTGGACCCGGAGGACATGGACTCGGACCTACAGTTCTCTCTGCTCAAATCATTCTACCAGAATCAGATGGCAAACGCAAACCCCTCCGCCGGCGGTCTGTCATcgctcggcgacctcggcctcaacTCGCCCGGATCTTTATCCCGCATCATGAGCCTCTACACGGGCAACAACTTTGGGCCCAAGCAGGCGCGGGGCAAAGTGCAAATCATGAGAGAGGCTGAAAGTCCCAGCGAGGGCCTGAAGACGACCGACCTGGATGAGACTGAGGCCATTGAGAAGCTCAGGCACACCCACAGCGACGACACGACCACTCTGGCCCAGAACTCGCAGCAGCCAGACCCCGTACGGTTCCGAGACGAGCTGCGACCCATCCCTTACCTTCTCAGAACGAAGCGGTCAAAGAGATGCCCCATCTGCCGCCACATCATCAGCAAGCCCGAGGCCAAGATCTCCAACACGCGGTTCCGCATCCGCCTTGTGGCCGGCAGCTACATccccaccatcaccatccgACCTCTGAACTCGGAGGTGCAGAACATCCCGTCCACCGCCCGGCCGCCGATACCGCAGGAGCTGTGGCTCACGCCGCTGAAGCCCGTGCAGTACCTCCTGACGTTCAAGAACCCCATCTTCGAGACGGTCAAGGTGTCCCTCGCGACTCCGTCGAACACGCCCGGCCGCTTCGCCAGCACCGTGACGGTGCTGTGCCCCCAGTTCGAGATTGACGCCAACACGGACATGTGGGACGACGCGCtcaaggacgacggcgagaaggagcgCCGGCGGGGCGAGGAGGGTGGGatgcagcaggccgaggtgggCAAGATCTACGACCGCGGCCGCAACTGGGTGAGCATCGTGCTCGAGGTCGTGCCGGCGTCCCTCGAAAGGGGGaacgaggcggcggcggcggcggcgggtggagacggagacgagctacgggaggacgaggaggtgtTGGAGATACCCATGTTTGTGCGGATCGAATGGGAGACGGAGGCGCAGGGCGACGGGGGCACGACGACGAACAGGGACAAAGAGGCCAGAGAAAAGAGGGAGCTGGCGTACTGGTGCGTCCTGGGCGTGGGGCGCATCAACCAGACTTAG
- a CDS encoding 40S ribosomal protein S7: protein MSGPALNKIAANSPSRASPSELEQNIAQALYDLESNTADLKVALRPLQIVSAREIEVGHGKKAIAIFVPVPSLQGFHRVQQRLTRELEKKFSDRHVLILASRRILPRPKRSARSRNTQKQKRPRSRTLTAVHDAILTDLVYPVEIVGKRLRTKEDGSKLLKVILDEKERGGVDYRLDTYTEVYRKLTGRGVTFEFPQSGATEY, encoded by the exons ATGTCCGGCCCCGCGTTGAACAAGATCGCTGCCAACAGCCCCTCGCGGGCCAGCCCCTCGGAGCTCGAGCAGAACATCGCCCAGGCTCTGTACGACCTCGAGAGCAACACCGCCGACCTCAAGGTCGCCCTCCGCCCTCTGCAGATCGTCTCTGCCCGCGAG ATCGAGGTTGGCCACGGCAAGAAGGCTATTGCCATCTTTGTCCCCGTCCCTTCCCTGCAGGGCTTCCACCGCGTCCAGCAGCG CCTCACCCGtgagctcgagaagaagtTCTCCGACCGCCACGTCCTGATCCTCGCCTCGCGCCGCATTCTGCCCCGCCCCAAGCGCTCTGCCCGCTCCCGCAACAcccagaagcagaagcgcCCCCGCTCCCGCACCCTCACCGCCGTCCACGACGCCATTCTCACCGACCTCGTCTACCCCGTCGAGATCGTCGGCAAGCGCCTCCGCACCAAGGAGGACGGCTCCAAGCTCCTCAAGGTCATCCTTGACGAGAAGGaacgcggcggcgtcgactaCCGCCTCGACACCTACACCGAGGTCTACCGCAAGCTCACCGGCCGCGGCGTCACCTTCGAGTTCCCCCAGTCCGGCGCCACCGAGTACTAG